The following proteins are encoded in a genomic region of Drosophila miranda strain MSH22 chromosome 4, D.miranda_PacBio2.1, whole genome shotgun sequence:
- the LOC108161210 gene encoding uncharacterized protein LOC108161210, with protein sequence MIIPEVDMLAVSKSSRVQRAAMAGYVLPGLKMVDYGAMDRVDRYYMDCQNYRDYYRDPSGKMHKPERFRHYQGKCGIRLDKSLNDLMLPPVWRVERKPIVYPIEYGIQMDMDKSYRTLLTGTHNATTHTAFKR encoded by the coding sequence ATGATTATCCCTGAAGTGGATATGTTGGCTGTTTCGAAGAGCAGTCGTGTTCAGCGTGCTGCCATGGCGGGCTATGTTCTACCTGGCCTCAAAATGGTGGATTATGGTGCTATGGACCGAGTCGATCGATACTATATGGATTGCCAGAACTATCGGGATTACTATCGCGATCCGTCTGGTAAAATGCACAAGCCGGAGAGGTTCCGTCACTATCAGGGCAAATGCGGCATCAGGTTGGATAAATCTTTGAATGATTTGATGCTCCCACCTGTGTGGCGCGTGGAGCGCAAACCCATTGTCTATCCGATTGAGTATGGCATCCAAATGGACATGGACAAGAGCTACAGAACACTGTTGACGGGTACTCACAATGCCACTACACACACGGCCTTCAAGCGTTAG
- the LOC108161209 gene encoding uncharacterized protein LOC108161209, protein MDIPQVDTLAVSKNSRVQRNLILGYVIPGLNGVDYGDVSRIDGFYLDCQKYRDYYRDPYGKMPNPERFRQYQGKCGIRLDNSLVDMLLPPRSNVDRLPIVYPVDYGHPMDSSKSYRTLLMGNYNPITHSGFKR, encoded by the coding sequence ATGGATATTCCCCAAGTGGATACGTTGGCGGTTTCGAAGAACAGTCGCGTTCAGCGTAACTTGATTCTGGGTTATGTGATTCCTGGCCTCAATGGCGTGGACTATGGCGATGTCAGCCGAATCGATGGGTTCTATCTGGATTGCCAGAAGTATCGTGACTACTATCGCGATCCGTACGGCAAAATGCCCAACCCGGAGAGGTTCCGTCAGTATCAGGGCAAGTGCGGCATCAGGCTGGATAATTCTCTGGTGGATATGTTGCTGCCCCCTCGATCGAATGTCGACCGCCTGCCCATTGTCTATCCTGTTGACTACGGCCACCCAATGGACTCGAGCAAGAGCTACAGGACATTGTTGATGGGCAACTACAATCCCATCACGCACTCGGGATTCAAGCGATAG
- the LOC108161644 gene encoding trypsin inhibitor, whose protein sequence is MISSGWLSFFLVLSILAGTWAYNAKKCDDTPTETGPCKGEFEMWRFDRVNRQCESFIFGGCRATNNFFESGMHCVLNCLKHHEF, encoded by the exons ATGATATCATCCGGCTGGCTGTCTTTTTTCCTGGTGCTCTCCATTCTGGCTGGGACCTGGGCCTACAATGCAA AGAAGTGCGATGACACACCGACCGAGACTGGGCCGTGCAAGGGGGAATTCGAGATGTGGCGCTTCGACAGGGTCAACCGGCAGTGCGAGTCCTTCATCTTCGGCGGCTGTCGTGCAACCAACAACTTTTTCGAGTCTGGAATGCACTGTGTTTTAAACTGTCTGAAACACCACGAATTCTAA